The proteins below come from a single Erythrobacter sp. SG61-1L genomic window:
- a CDS encoding Coq4 family protein, protein MDATAHSPGFESGADGDIPAASNCSGGTVSSAALPLSDPRRPQIGYRPLKAWHHFRQLVKNKEDTSEVFRIFESLPWKGLPAAARQFLSGERGRAIMASEPSLVGILDDHAALRAMPAGSLAHAYCDFMESEGLTAQGLVDEFDRFMADRPDYRDQMALYLNRLRDTHDLLHVLTGYGRDALGEQCVLAFTYSQQPAPAHLLIAYAGAHEIAKRAPSSPVYRAVREAQKLGKACPRVAELAVREWLPLPLEQVRATLNIAPPAYYRECHRIWQKAGVDPYQVLRPQAA, encoded by the coding sequence ATGGACGCTACGGCACACTCGCCCGGCTTCGAATCGGGGGCCGACGGAGACATCCCAGCCGCCTCCAACTGTAGCGGCGGGACCGTCTCGTCTGCCGCGTTGCCCCTGTCCGATCCACGTCGCCCGCAAATAGGGTACCGCCCGCTCAAGGCGTGGCATCACTTCCGGCAGCTGGTGAAGAACAAGGAAGACACTTCCGAGGTCTTCCGCATTTTCGAATCTCTGCCGTGGAAGGGCTTACCCGCCGCCGCGCGCCAGTTCCTTTCTGGGGAACGGGGCAGGGCGATCATGGCGAGCGAGCCTTCGCTGGTCGGGATTCTCGATGATCATGCGGCATTGCGCGCAATGCCTGCGGGCAGCCTTGCCCATGCCTATTGCGATTTCATGGAGAGCGAAGGCCTGACGGCGCAGGGCTTGGTGGACGAATTCGATCGCTTCATGGCGGATCGGCCCGATTATCGCGACCAGATGGCGCTGTATCTGAATCGCCTGCGCGACACGCATGATTTGCTGCATGTCCTTACCGGCTATGGGCGCGATGCCTTGGGCGAGCAATGCGTGCTGGCCTTCACCTATAGCCAGCAGCCCGCGCCTGCCCATTTGCTGATCGCTTATGCCGGCGCGCACGAAATTGCGAAGCGGGCGCCATCCTCGCCGGTCTATCGCGCGGTGCGCGAGGCGCAAAAACTGGGCAAGGCCTGCCCACGGGTGGCGGAACTGGCCGTGCGGGAATGGCTGCCGCTTCCGCTTGAGCAGGTTCGCGCGACGCTGAACATCGCACCGCCCGCCTATTACCGTGAATGCCATCGCATCTGGCAGAAGGCGGGCGTTGATCCCTATCAGGTGCTCAGGCCACAGGCGGCCTGA
- the coaD gene encoding pantetheine-phosphate adenylyltransferase, with the protein MTERIGIYPGTFDPITLGHTDIIRRGAKLVDRLIIGVTTNLAKDPMFSPDERMAMVRREVDALGLGNVEVVGFNALLMKFAESQNASVIIRGLRAVADFEYEFQMAGMNQQLNPNIETLFLMADVSLQPIASRLVKEIALFGGDISRFVSPAVCEEVVSRVEELGRRGDF; encoded by the coding sequence GTGACAGAGCGCATCGGCATCTATCCGGGTACGTTCGACCCGATCACGCTGGGCCATACGGACATCATCCGGCGCGGTGCGAAGCTGGTCGACCGGCTGATTATCGGCGTGACCACCAATCTTGCCAAAGACCCGATGTTCTCGCCGGACGAGCGCATGGCCATGGTCCGGCGCGAAGTCGATGCGCTGGGGCTTGGCAATGTCGAAGTGGTTGGATTCAACGCGCTGCTGATGAAATTTGCCGAAAGCCAGAATGCCTCGGTCATCATTCGCGGCCTGCGCGCCGTGGCGGACTTCGAATATGAGTTCCAGATGGCCGGTATGAACCAGCAGCTCAATCCGAATATCGAGACACTGTTCCTGATGGCCGATGTCAGCCTTCAGCCCATCGCGTCGCGTCTCGTGAAGGAAATCGCGCTGTTCGGCGGCGATATTTCTCGCTTCGTCAGCCCGGCAGTGTGCGAGGAAGTTGTCTCCCGCGTGGAGGAACTGGGCCGCAGGGGTGACTTTTGA
- the queA gene encoding tRNA preQ1(34) S-adenosylmethionine ribosyltransferase-isomerase QueA, protein MRVDLFDFELPPELIALRPARPRDSARLLLADGAAPLEDRIVSDLPSLLRAGDVLVFNDTRVIPAQLEGRRGEAKIGATLHKRIDLRRWQAFVRNAKRLKQGDIIEFANGVTAQAEERHEDGSWTLFFAGEEPVEVLLERAGQMPLPPYIAGKRPTDEADRRDYQTMFAQKDGAVAAPTAALHFTPDLIGALDKAGVKRETLTLHVGAGTFLPVKADDTDEHRMHAEWGRIDAETADRLNAARAAGGRIVAVGTTSLRLLESATGDDGIVRPFEGDTAIFITPGYRFKAIDGLMTNFHLPKSTLFMLVSALMGLERMQAVYAHAIAHGYRFYSYGDSSLLFPAR, encoded by the coding sequence ATGCGTGTTGACCTGTTTGATTTCGAGCTTCCGCCTGAACTGATTGCGTTGCGCCCAGCGCGTCCGCGCGATTCCGCGCGCCTGTTGCTGGCCGATGGCGCAGCTCCGCTGGAAGACCGGATCGTCAGCGACCTGCCCAGCCTGCTGCGCGCGGGCGATGTGTTGGTGTTCAACGATACCCGCGTCATTCCCGCGCAGCTTGAAGGGCGCCGCGGTGAAGCGAAGATTGGCGCGACCCTGCACAAGCGGATCGATTTGCGCCGGTGGCAGGCATTCGTCCGTAATGCCAAGCGCCTGAAGCAGGGCGATATCATTGAATTCGCAAATGGAGTGACCGCGCAGGCCGAAGAGCGGCACGAGGATGGAAGTTGGACGCTGTTTTTCGCCGGCGAAGAACCGGTAGAAGTCTTGCTCGAACGGGCAGGGCAGATGCCTCTGCCGCCCTATATCGCCGGAAAGCGCCCGACAGACGAGGCGGACCGGCGCGATTATCAGACCATGTTCGCTCAAAAGGACGGCGCCGTTGCCGCCCCCACGGCCGCGCTGCATTTCACACCCGACCTGATCGGGGCACTGGATAAGGCGGGCGTAAAGCGTGAGACGCTGACGCTCCATGTCGGCGCAGGAACCTTCCTGCCGGTCAAGGCCGACGACACCGACGAGCACAGGATGCACGCCGAATGGGGTCGGATCGACGCCGAAACGGCTGATCGGCTCAATGCGGCCCGTGCGGCCGGTGGGCGGATTGTCGCCGTGGGCACCACGTCGTTACGCTTGCTGGAAAGCGCGACCGGGGATGATGGCATCGTCCGCCCGTTCGAAGGCGATACGGCGATCTTCATCACGCCGGGCTATCGCTTCAAGGCGATCGACGGGCTGATGACCAACTTTCACTTGCCGAAATCGACCCTGTTCATGCTGGTCAGCGCGCTGATGGGGCTGGAGCGGATGCAGGCGGTCTATGCCCACGCGATTGCGCATGGCTATCGCTTCTACAGCTATGGCGATTCCAGCCTGCTGTTTCCTGCGCGATAA
- the serB gene encoding phosphoserine phosphatase SerB, which translates to MLIARLIADPATLSASLDAATVALEREGMRLALAQMLDFCGGALELSLPEGDNVVLRAVLDEHFRPSDLIVAEADFRIPNLFVSDMDSTMIQAECIDELADFAGIKHQIAAITERAMQGELDFESALRERVMLLRDLSEGAIFECLDTRIEPMPGARVLVETLKSKGCRTVLVTGGFHQFADPVAELLGFERVVANRLAVEGGVLTGGLVGGITDSGVKKAVLLEEMAELGEEAVSLATGDGANDIPMLEAATYGVAYRAKPKARAASNGWIDRGDLTSILSLLGIPESEWVS; encoded by the coding sequence TTGCTCATTGCCCGCCTGATAGCAGACCCTGCCACTCTTTCGGCAAGTCTCGATGCGGCGACTGTCGCGCTGGAACGCGAAGGCATGCGCCTCGCTTTGGCGCAGATGCTGGATTTCTGCGGCGGTGCGCTGGAACTTTCGCTGCCCGAAGGTGACAATGTGGTCCTTCGTGCAGTGCTGGACGAACATTTCCGCCCGTCGGACCTGATCGTTGCCGAAGCCGATTTCCGCATTCCGAACCTGTTCGTGTCCGACATGGATTCCACCATGATCCAGGCCGAGTGTATCGATGAACTGGCCGATTTTGCCGGGATCAAGCACCAGATCGCCGCCATTACGGAACGCGCGATGCAGGGCGAACTCGATTTCGAAAGCGCCCTGCGCGAGCGGGTGATGCTGCTGCGCGACCTTTCTGAAGGGGCTATCTTCGAATGTCTCGATACACGGATCGAGCCGATGCCCGGTGCGCGGGTGCTGGTTGAAACGTTGAAGAGCAAGGGCTGCCGTACCGTGCTGGTGACCGGCGGGTTCCACCAGTTTGCCGATCCGGTGGCCGAATTGCTGGGCTTCGAGCGTGTAGTGGCCAATCGCCTGGCGGTTGAAGGAGGCGTGCTGACCGGCGGCCTTGTCGGCGGTATCACCGATAGCGGCGTGAAGAAGGCCGTGCTGCTCGAAGAAATGGCGGAACTGGGCGAAGAAGCCGTCTCGCTGGCCACCGGTGATGGGGCGAACGACATCCCGATGCTGGAGGCCGCCACTTACGGCGTGGCCTATCGGGCCAAGCCCAAGGCCCGCGCGGCATCCAATGGCTGGATCGATCGCGGCGATCTGACTTCGATCCTCAGCCTGCTGGGAATTCCAGAAAGCGAATGGGTAAGCTGA
- a CDS encoding polyprenyl synthetase family protein, with translation MAISGLEDGVLARGLERIAIDIDKAFDDLLPLPEDARRRLVEAMRYATIGGGKRLRPLLLAATADLYGVDRAQAVRAGAAIEAIHVYSLIHDDLPCMDNDDLRHGKPTLHKKFDEATAVLAGDSLHALAFEILSDPRMSGDPFMRAELVVTLARASGHDGMAGGQMMDMAAETETFDLHTITRLQQLKTGALLGAAVEMGAILGRVPHEGRAHLRNYARDIGLAFQIVDDLLDHEGDPEKAGKALRKDDAQGKQTFVSLLGPERARDQAHALVDQAIGHLAGHGKEADLLRAIARFIVERDR, from the coding sequence ATGGCGATCTCCGGCTTGGAGGACGGCGTGCTTGCACGCGGGCTTGAACGGATCGCCATCGATATAGACAAGGCGTTCGACGATCTGCTGCCCTTGCCTGAAGATGCGCGGCGGCGGCTTGTGGAAGCCATGCGCTATGCCACGATCGGTGGCGGCAAGCGGCTTCGTCCGCTGTTGCTGGCTGCTACAGCGGACCTATATGGCGTCGACCGGGCGCAGGCGGTGCGGGCGGGCGCCGCGATCGAGGCAATCCATGTCTATTCGCTGATCCATGACGATCTGCCCTGCATGGACAATGACGATTTGCGCCACGGCAAGCCGACCCTCCACAAGAAGTTCGACGAGGCGACGGCAGTGCTTGCCGGGGATTCGCTTCATGCTCTGGCATTCGAAATCCTGTCGGACCCGCGCATGAGCGGCGATCCCTTCATGCGTGCCGAACTGGTGGTCACGCTCGCGCGGGCCAGTGGGCACGATGGCATGGCAGGCGGCCAGATGATGGACATGGCTGCCGAGACCGAGACTTTCGACCTTCATACGATCACGCGCCTGCAACAGCTGAAGACCGGCGCACTTCTGGGTGCGGCAGTGGAAATGGGCGCGATTCTCGGCCGGGTGCCGCATGAGGGCAGGGCGCATTTGCGCAATTACGCCCGCGACATCGGCCTGGCATTCCAGATCGTGGACGATCTGCTCGACCATGAGGGCGATCCTGAAAAGGCCGGCAAGGCACTGCGCAAGGACGATGCACAGGGCAAGCAGACCTTTGTCTCTCTGCTCGGCCCCGAACGCGCGCGCGATCAGGCCCATGCGCTGGTCGATCAGGCAATCGGCCATCTTGCCGGGCATGGCAAGGAAGCGGATCTGCTGCGGGCCATCGCGCGCTTCATTGTCGAGAGGGATCGCTGA
- a CDS encoding exodeoxyribonuclease VII small subunit — translation MAESSDTIAGMTFEDALRALEEVVRKLESGEVPLDESITLYERGEALRMHCQARLDAAQARIEKIVAGPDGKPSGTVPLDPDRGA, via the coding sequence ATGGCGGAAAGCTCAGACACTATCGCGGGAATGACCTTCGAAGACGCGCTGCGTGCGCTTGAAGAGGTCGTGAGGAAGCTCGAAAGCGGTGAAGTGCCGCTCGACGAATCGATCACGCTCTATGAGCGGGGGGAGGCATTGCGCATGCATTGCCAGGCCCGCCTCGATGCGGCGCAGGCCCGGATCGAGAAGATCGTGGCCGGGCCGGACGGCAAGCCTTCGGGCACAGTGCCGCTCGATCCCGACAGGGGCGCCTGA
- a CDS encoding peptidylprolyl isomerase — protein MIKRLTAAALAIVLAGTPSFVAAEEAAADAAPAAAPRIFMPVNFNAQEDLDNLLYLDLSNGKRVTIRLMPSWAPEHIERIKTLTRQGFYDGIIFHRVIDGFMAQTGDPTGTGQGGSELPDLKQEFNPMPHVRGTVSMARAQGEDSANSQFFIVFYPRLGLDRKYTNFGRVIAGMDAVDEIQRGEPPANPTRIVQASIGSDRKAPPVIAQPAQEQLITADMLNAAAGSEEAQ, from the coding sequence ATGATCAAACGCCTGACTGCCGCGGCGCTCGCCATCGTCCTTGCCGGTACGCCGTCCTTTGTTGCGGCCGAAGAAGCTGCAGCCGACGCTGCGCCCGCAGCGGCTCCGCGCATTTTCATGCCGGTGAATTTCAACGCGCAGGAAGATCTGGATAATCTCCTGTATCTCGATCTGTCGAACGGCAAGCGCGTCACCATTCGCCTGATGCCCAGCTGGGCGCCTGAACATATCGAGCGGATCAAGACGCTCACCCGGCAGGGATTCTACGACGGGATCATCTTCCACCGCGTGATCGACGGGTTCATGGCACAGACGGGCGACCCTACCGGCACCGGGCAGGGCGGATCGGAACTTCCTGACCTGAAGCAGGAATTCAACCCGATGCCGCATGTGCGCGGCACCGTTTCGATGGCGCGTGCCCAGGGCGAAGACAGTGCGAACAGCCAGTTCTTCATCGTGTTCTATCCGCGCCTCGGGCTGGACCGGAAATATACCAATTTCGGCCGCGTGATCGCGGGAATGGATGCAGTGGACGAGATTCAGCGTGGCGAACCGCCCGCCAACCCCACTCGGATCGTGCAGGCTTCCATCGGTTCGGACCGCAAGGCCCCGCCCGTGATTGCACAGCCTGCACAGGAACAGCTGATCACGGCCGACATGCTGAATGCGGCGGCCGGTTCGGAAGAGGCGCAGTAA
- the purL gene encoding phosphoribosylformylglycinamidine synthase subunit PurL, which yields MSQITPEIVAEHGLSKDEYAIILDRLGREPNLVELGIFSVMWSEHCSYKSSRLHLKKLPTQAPWVIQGPGENAGVIDIGDGQAAIFKMESHNHPSYIEPYQGAATGVGGILRDVFTMGARPVANMNALRFGRPDHPKMKHLVSGVVAGIGGYGNCVGVPTVGGETNFHPAYDGNILVNAMTVGVADTDKIFYCAATGVGNPIVYVGSKTGRDGIHGATMASADFGENSEEKRPTVQVGDPFTEKLLIEACLELMSTDAIVAIQDMGAAGLTSSSVEMASKGGAGIRLNMNNVPCREEGMTPYEMMLSESQERMLMVLKPGKEPMAEAIFRKWELDFAVIGEVTDTGHMVLEFNGEVVCDIPLGPLADDAPEYDRPSLSREDYQAWAKRGEVGDLPASTDLGADLLKLMGSADLASRAWIWQQYDSQVGGDTLQLSGGDAAVVRVHGTHKALAISTDCTPRYCYADPYEGGKQAIAEAYRNISAVGGTPLAVTNCLNFANPERPEIMAQFTGCLEGMGDACRALDFPIVSGNVSLYNESKATGGGSAILPTPAIGGVGLLDDYSKMATIAFKKEGDAIWLIGGETGHLGQSLWLREMQGREAGAPPPVDLAAERKYGDEVRALVKAQAVTAVHDISDGGLLVAIAEMALAGDFGAQLDVELTAASAFGEDQGRYVVTAPAGVEIPGAQRLGTVGGNAVAGVSLADLRAANESFFKDWMEG from the coding sequence ATGTCCCAGATCACTCCCGAAATCGTGGCCGAACACGGCCTGAGCAAAGACGAATACGCCATCATCCTCGACAGGCTGGGCCGCGAGCCCAATCTGGTGGAGCTTGGCATCTTCTCGGTCATGTGGTCGGAGCATTGCTCCTACAAATCCTCGCGCCTGCACCTGAAGAAGCTGCCGACGCAGGCCCCGTGGGTGATCCAGGGCCCGGGTGAAAATGCCGGCGTGATCGACATCGGCGACGGGCAGGCAGCCATCTTCAAGATGGAGAGCCACAACCACCCCAGCTATATCGAGCCTTATCAGGGCGCGGCCACCGGCGTTGGCGGCATTCTGCGCGACGTATTCACCATGGGCGCCCGCCCGGTGGCGAATATGAACGCGCTGCGCTTCGGCCGGCCGGACCATCCCAAGATGAAGCACCTCGTCTCCGGCGTGGTCGCGGGCATCGGCGGCTATGGCAATTGCGTGGGCGTGCCCACCGTCGGCGGCGAAACCAATTTCCACCCGGCCTATGACGGCAACATCCTGGTCAATGCGATGACCGTGGGCGTCGCCGATACGGACAAGATCTTCTATTGCGCCGCAACGGGCGTGGGTAACCCCATTGTCTATGTCGGCTCCAAGACCGGACGCGACGGCATCCACGGCGCGACCATGGCCAGCGCCGACTTCGGTGAAAACTCCGAAGAGAAGCGCCCCACCGTGCAGGTTGGCGATCCCTTCACCGAAAAGCTGCTGATCGAAGCCTGCCTCGAACTCATGTCCACTGACGCCATCGTGGCCATTCAGGACATGGGCGCCGCCGGCCTCACTTCCTCCTCGGTGGAAATGGCCAGCAAGGGCGGCGCGGGCATCCGGCTGAACATGAACAATGTGCCCTGCCGCGAAGAAGGCATGACGCCTTATGAAATGATGCTGAGCGAAAGCCAGGAGCGCATGCTCATGGTGCTCAAGCCCGGCAAGGAACCGATGGCCGAAGCCATTTTTCGCAAGTGGGAACTGGATTTCGCGGTGATCGGCGAAGTGACCGATACTGGCCACATGGTGCTGGAATTCAACGGCGAAGTGGTATGCGACATTCCGCTCGGCCCGCTGGCCGACGATGCGCCGGAATATGACCGCCCTTCCCTCAGCCGCGAGGATTATCAGGCCTGGGCCAAGCGCGGCGAAGTGGGCGATCTGCCCGCCAGCACCGATCTGGGCGCCGATCTGCTCAAGCTGATGGGCAGCGCCGATCTCGCCTCGCGCGCGTGGATCTGGCAGCAGTATGACAGCCAGGTCGGCGGCGACACGCTACAGCTTTCGGGCGGCGACGCGGCTGTGGTTCGCGTGCATGGCACGCATAAGGCGTTGGCGATCAGCACGGACTGCACCCCGCGTTATTGCTATGCCGATCCCTATGAGGGCGGCAAGCAGGCCATTGCCGAAGCCTATCGCAACATCAGCGCCGTTGGCGGCACGCCGCTGGCCGTGACCAACTGCCTCAACTTCGCCAATCCGGAACGCCCGGAAATCATGGCGCAGTTCACCGGCTGCCTCGAAGGCATGGGCGATGCCTGCCGCGCGCTCGATTTCCCGATCGTGAGCGGCAATGTCTCGCTCTACAACGAATCCAAGGCGACCGGCGGCGGCAGCGCGATCCTGCCCACCCCCGCCATTGGCGGCGTTGGCCTGCTGGACGATTATTCGAAGATGGCCACTATCGCCTTCAAGAAGGAAGGCGATGCGATCTGGCTGATCGGCGGCGAAACCGGCCATCTGGGCCAGTCGCTATGGCTGCGCGAGATGCAGGGCCGCGAAGCGGGTGCTCCTCCGCCGGTCGATCTGGCTGCAGAACGTAAATATGGCGACGAAGTCCGCGCGCTGGTGAAGGCTCAGGCCGTTACTGCCGTTCACGACATTTCCGATGGCGGCCTGCTGGTTGCCATCGCGGAAATGGCGCTGGCTGGCGACTTCGGCGCTCAGCTGGACGTGGAACTGACCGCAGCCAGCGCCTTTGGCGAAGATCAGGGCCGCTATGTCGTGACCGCGCCTGCAGGCGTGGAAATCCCGGGCGCCCAGCGCCTAGGCACAGTTGGCGGCAACGCTGTGGCAGGCGTTTCGCTGGCCGATCTGCGCGCGGCCAATGAAAGCTTCTTCAAGGACTGGATGGAAGGCTGA
- the miaA gene encoding tRNA (adenosine(37)-N6)-dimethylallyltransferase MiaA produces the protein MSKDQSPNSADHLPALALIAGPTASGKSDLAVRLALALGESGRKGVVVNADASQVYADLAVLSARPSAEEMQGVEHRLFGAWDGATACSAADWAEAAKREIAAIHAQGAVPILVGGTGLYIRTLLEGIAPVPEIDAQVRETVRALPVSKAFAALQAEDPERAARLDAADSTRVARALEVVRSTGKPLSFWQAQSEGGIASEVDLHAAVLLPPRDELYRRCDARFAKMLQSGAVEEVDALLARNLDPALPVMRAIGVPEIAAFLRGEWSLADAQSKGSQATRNYVKRQFTWAKHQFPRDWQRFESHDFQAKGYFERLLPI, from the coding sequence ATGAGCAAGGATCAATCTCCGAATTCGGCCGACCACTTGCCGGCGCTGGCGCTCATTGCAGGGCCGACCGCCAGCGGCAAGAGCGATCTCGCCGTAAGGCTCGCGCTCGCCCTTGGCGAAAGTGGCCGCAAGGGCGTGGTGGTGAATGCCGATGCCTCGCAGGTCTATGCCGATCTGGCAGTGCTGAGCGCGCGCCCCTCGGCAGAGGAAATGCAAGGTGTGGAGCATCGCCTGTTCGGCGCCTGGGACGGTGCGACGGCCTGCTCGGCAGCTGACTGGGCCGAGGCAGCGAAACGCGAAATAGCGGCAATTCATGCCCAAGGCGCTGTTCCGATACTGGTCGGCGGCACCGGCCTCTACATCCGCACTCTGCTGGAGGGCATCGCCCCTGTGCCGGAAATTGACGCGCAAGTGCGGGAGACAGTTCGCGCCCTGCCGGTGAGCAAGGCCTTTGCCGCATTGCAGGCCGAAGATCCCGAACGCGCCGCCCGGCTCGATGCAGCAGATTCCACTCGTGTGGCCCGCGCGCTGGAAGTCGTCCGATCCACCGGCAAGCCTCTCTCCTTCTGGCAGGCTCAGAGCGAGGGCGGGATCGCCAGCGAGGTCGATCTTCATGCAGCCGTCCTGCTGCCTCCGCGCGACGAGCTTTACCGCCGCTGCGACGCCCGGTTTGCAAAGATGCTTCAGAGTGGCGCAGTGGAGGAAGTCGACGCACTGCTCGCCCGCAATCTCGACCCCGCCCTCCCCGTCATGCGCGCCATTGGCGTACCCGAGATTGCCGCCTTTCTCCGTGGCGAATGGAGCCTTGCGGATGCGCAATCAAAAGGCTCTCAGGCGACACGAAATTACGTGAAGCGGCAATTCACATGGGCAAAGCACCAGTTTCCGCGAGATTGGCAAAGGTTCGAGTCACACGATTTCCAAGCAAAAGGCTATTTTGAAAGATTATTACCCATTTAA
- a CDS encoding EAL domain-containing protein: MLKFRNTILEQIAKGSPLKEILDRLCTGAEDFFSSGRCSVVSVDPAGMIHPLAGPSFPDAYINALDGLLIGPDVGSCGSAMYHNRFICVEDIETDSKWSGFKQLALPLGLHACSSMPVRDEAGNAIGALAFYFEEKHVPTKAELHLMEVCAELCALALARQQRILDRERRATIDGLTGLPNRSAFDEALTQLRCELPGTWALFIVDIDNLKVTNDTFGHDVGDALLRAAGQRISETMQPDKVFRTGGDEFTVIIQGQHFLQDLYRTAETLLNAISEPVQHDSHTFLPRATIGGAVLAPTDVMPGTVRRNADFALYHAKETMRGGFVRYWPGIGTRMTYRRDAVRDVINALGDNRIDVRYQPIVRLSTREIVGFEALSCMKNASGRVLPASLFQEAFADARVSAELTKRVLMLVAQDIRSWLDMALPILHVGVNVTSADFYFGNLHEKIDQSFGQFAIPFDHLVIEVTEDAYLGQRDQVVASGIRDLRMRGIKVALDDFGTGFAALTHLLTVPIDILKVDQSFVRKLTPEHPSSAIVKGILQIARDLGIAAIAEGVETPEQIEMLTDMGCADAQGFIFSRPISRAKATELLRRHGLGSPGRTPLSLRDHEQNTDTPLTRRVA; this comes from the coding sequence TTGCTCAAGTTCAGGAACACTATTCTCGAGCAGATTGCCAAAGGCAGTCCGCTCAAGGAAATACTGGATCGGCTTTGCACCGGTGCCGAAGACTTCTTTTCGTCCGGGCGCTGCTCCGTCGTTTCGGTCGATCCGGCTGGAATGATCCACCCGCTAGCTGGGCCGAGCTTCCCCGACGCTTATATCAACGCTTTGGACGGGCTGCTGATCGGCCCCGATGTCGGCTCCTGTGGCAGCGCGATGTATCACAATCGTTTCATCTGCGTTGAAGACATTGAAACCGATTCCAAATGGTCCGGCTTCAAGCAGCTCGCCCTACCGCTGGGCCTGCATGCGTGCAGTTCGATGCCGGTGCGCGACGAAGCCGGCAATGCCATCGGTGCACTGGCGTTCTATTTCGAAGAGAAGCACGTGCCCACCAAGGCGGAACTCCACCTGATGGAAGTCTGCGCTGAACTGTGTGCACTGGCCCTTGCCCGCCAGCAACGCATCCTCGACCGCGAACGGCGCGCCACTATCGACGGGCTGACCGGCTTGCCCAATCGCTCAGCCTTTGACGAGGCACTGACCCAGCTTCGCTGCGAACTGCCCGGCACATGGGCCTTATTCATCGTCGACATCGATAACCTGAAGGTCACGAACGACACGTTCGGCCACGATGTGGGCGACGCGCTGCTGCGCGCGGCAGGGCAACGCATTTCGGAAACCATGCAGCCCGACAAGGTCTTCCGCACGGGTGGCGACGAGTTCACCGTCATCATTCAGGGCCAGCACTTCCTGCAGGATCTCTATCGCACAGCGGAAACCTTGCTCAATGCGATTTCAGAGCCTGTCCAGCATGACAGCCACACGTTCCTGCCGCGCGCCACCATCGGCGGCGCGGTGCTGGCGCCCACCGATGTGATGCCCGGCACAGTGCGACGTAACGCAGATTTCGCCCTGTATCACGCCAAAGAGACAATGCGCGGCGGCTTCGTTCGCTACTGGCCCGGTATCGGCACCCGCATGACTTATCGCCGAGACGCCGTGCGCGACGTGATTAATGCGCTGGGCGACAACCGGATCGACGTGCGCTATCAGCCCATCGTCAGGCTATCCACCCGCGAGATCGTGGGCTTCGAAGCGCTGAGTTGCATGAAGAATGCTTCGGGGCGCGTGCTGCCTGCGTCGCTGTTTCAGGAAGCCTTTGCCGATGCCCGCGTCTCGGCCGAACTGACCAAGCGCGTGTTGATGCTGGTGGCACAGGACATCCGGTCCTGGCTGGATATGGCCTTGCCCATTCTGCATGTCGGCGTGAACGTGACCTCTGCCGATTTTTACTTCGGCAATCTTCACGAGAAGATCGACCAATCCTTCGGCCAGTTTGCCATCCCCTTCGACCATCTGGTAATCGAGGTTACTGAAGACGCCTATCTCGGCCAGCGCGACCAGGTAGTCGCCTCTGGCATCCGCGATCTGCGGATGCGCGGGATCAAGGTCGCGCTGGACGATTTCGGTACCGGCTTTGCTGCGCTGACCCATCTGCTCACCGTGCCGATTGACATCCTGAAGGTCGATCAGTCCTTCGTGCGCAAACTGACGCCCGAACATCCCAGTTCGGCCATCGTTAAGGGTATTCTCCAGATCGCGCGCGATCTGGGCATTGCCGCGATTGCCGAAGGCGTGGAAACGCCCGAGCAGATCGAGATGCTTACCGACATGGGCTGCGCCGATGCGCAGGGTTTCATCTTCTCCCGCCCGATCAGCCGCGCCAAGGCCACCGAACTGCTGCGCCGCCACGGCCTGGGTTCACCGGGACGAACGCCGCTCTCCTTGCGCGATCACGAACAGAATACCGATACGCCTCTTACCCGCCGGGTCGCCTGA